In a single window of the Cucumis melo cultivar AY chromosome 11, USDA_Cmelo_AY_1.0, whole genome shotgun sequence genome:
- the LOC103495997 gene encoding uncharacterized protein LOC103495997 — protein MNAFKAFKASVPIAWSPNLYITLVRGMPGTRRLHRRTLEALRLRKCNRTVMRWNTPTVRGMIQQVKRLVVVETEEMYKARKQKMEEHRALRPPLVINHLPAPSSASAS, from the exons ATGAATGCCTTCAAGGCTTTCAAAGCCAGTGTCCCAATTGCATGGAGTCCTAATCTTTATATCACATTAGTGAGAGGCATGCCGGGAACAAGGAGACTTCACAGACGTACATTAGAGGCATTGCGGCTCCGAAAATGTAACCGAACTGTCATGCGCTGGAACACGCCTACTGTTAGAGGAATGATTCAACAG GTAAAGCGATTGGTAGTGGTTGAAACAGAAGAAATGTATAAAGCTCGTAAACAGAAGATGGAAGAGCACAGGGCCCTACGACCGCCTTTAGTTATAAATCACCTTCCGGCACCAAGTTCTGCTTCTGCCTCTTGA